From Sulfuracidifex tepidarius, one genomic window encodes:
- the ilvD gene encoding dihydroxy-acid dehydratase, producing the protein MSSIKGRSNLIYGGYEKAPNRAFLKAMGLNDNDISKPLVGVAIAWDEAGPCNIHLLGLSGVAKEGIREAGGTPRVFTAPVVIDGIAMGSEGMKYSLVSREVIADTIELVTNAHGYDAFVAFGGCDKTGPGMMMAMARINIPSIYMYGGTALPGVFKGKPITVQDVYEAVGSYSAGKMSAEDLRIMEDNAIPGPGTCAGLYTANTMGILSEALGVALPGSSSPPAVDSARVRYAKETSRTIGKLIENRIKPRDIMTFEAFENAITMLMATGGSTNAVLHLLAIAKEANVKLTLDDFDRISKKTPTIAFLKPEGEYAMYDLHRVGGAPLILKKLLEAGLLHGDALTVTGKTMEQNLKEFQLPNVSYSHVVRDVKEPFLPSGGIRILKGNLAEEGAVMKVSASKVKRHKGPAKVFNSEEEAFRAVLDRKIVEGDVVVIRYEGPKGGPGMREMLAVTSAIVGQGLGEKIALITDGRFSGATRGIMVGHVAPEAAVGGVIALLNDGDVIEIDGEKGVLQVELDEEEIKKRRSSWKAPSLRYRRGLLAQYASLVSSSSKGAVLQADE; encoded by the coding sequence ATGAGCTCTATAAAGGGAAGATCGAATCTAATTTACGGAGGATACGAGAAAGCTCCCAATAGAGCATTCTTGAAGGCAATGGGCCTAAACGATAACGACATCTCTAAACCCCTTGTAGGCGTTGCAATAGCGTGGGACGAGGCAGGACCTTGTAACATACACTTACTTGGATTGTCGGGAGTAGCTAAAGAAGGGATAAGGGAAGCCGGTGGGACACCGAGAGTATTTACTGCCCCTGTCGTCATAGACGGCATAGCTATGGGAAGCGAAGGAATGAAGTACTCACTAGTAAGTAGGGAAGTGATAGCGGACACTATAGAGTTGGTTACAAATGCACATGGGTACGACGCTTTCGTAGCGTTCGGAGGCTGTGACAAGACCGGCCCGGGAATGATGATGGCCATGGCTAGGATCAACATACCTTCAATTTACATGTACGGAGGAACTGCTCTCCCTGGAGTTTTCAAAGGGAAGCCTATCACTGTACAAGACGTTTATGAGGCGGTGGGATCTTATAGCGCGGGGAAAATGTCAGCTGAGGATCTCAGAATAATGGAGGATAACGCTATACCTGGCCCAGGGACTTGTGCCGGACTTTACACAGCTAACACGATGGGGATACTCTCCGAAGCTTTAGGAGTTGCGTTACCAGGTAGCTCGTCTCCCCCTGCAGTCGACTCTGCCAGAGTCAGGTACGCTAAGGAGACTAGCAGGACGATCGGGAAATTAATAGAGAACAGAATAAAGCCAAGGGACATAATGACTTTCGAGGCGTTTGAGAACGCTATAACAATGTTGATGGCAACCGGGGGATCAACTAACGCCGTGCTTCACTTACTGGCAATAGCGAAAGAGGCTAACGTGAAGCTCACTTTAGACGATTTCGATAGAATTAGTAAGAAAACTCCCACAATAGCTTTCCTGAAGCCAGAGGGAGAATATGCCATGTACGACCTACACAGAGTCGGAGGGGCTCCTCTGATCCTGAAGAAACTACTCGAGGCAGGACTTTTACACGGTGACGCTCTGACAGTAACGGGAAAAACAATGGAGCAGAACCTCAAGGAATTTCAGTTACCTAACGTGAGTTACAGTCACGTAGTAAGAGACGTTAAAGAACCGTTCTTGCCTTCAGGTGGAATAAGGATTCTGAAGGGAAACTTAGCTGAAGAAGGGGCAGTAATGAAAGTGTCAGCGAGTAAAGTAAAGAGACACAAGGGCCCAGCTAAGGTGTTCAACTCGGAGGAGGAGGCATTCCGCGCAGTGCTGGATAGGAAAATAGTCGAAGGAGATGTGGTTGTCATAAGATACGAAGGACCTAAGGGAGGACCAGGAATGAGGGAGATGCTTGCCGTAACTAGCGCGATAGTCGGTCAAGGTCTTGGAGAGAAGATAGCCCTAATAACTGATGGAAGGTTTAGTGGCGCCACCAGAGGAATCATGGTAGGGCATGTGGCACCGGAGGCAGCAGTAGGAGGTGTTATAGCGTTACTTAACGACGGAGACGTCATTGAAATAGATGGAGAAAAGGGGGTTCTCCAAGTGGAGCTAGACGAAGAGGAAATCAAAAAGAGGAGATCCTCATGGAAGGCTCCTTCCCTACGCTATAGAAGAGGATTGCTAGCTCAATATGCAAGCCTAGTGTCGTCCTCATCAAAGGGTGCAGTGTTACAAGCTGACGAATGA
- a CDS encoding PadR family transcriptional regulator: MPFREKPKMMILKGLIQILIAYLLWNKGDMYGYEIKKNLDSLLQKEVKRNIVYITLKKMEGNGLISSYDNQGTKYYQLTKDGQEFLNFHVPILKDYVGILSKIVNTYQTKHINETK; encoded by the coding sequence ATGCCTTTTAGAGAAAAACCAAAGATGATGATACTGAAAGGATTAATACAGATACTAATAGCGTATTTGCTATGGAACAAAGGTGACATGTACGGATACGAAATAAAGAAGAATCTGGATTCCCTATTGCAGAAGGAAGTTAAAAGAAATATAGTCTACATCACACTTAAAAAAATGGAGGGAAACGGTTTAATATCGTCCTACGATAATCAGGGCACTAAGTATTATCAGTTAACAAAAGATGGACAGGAATTTTTAAATTTCCATGTTCCAATATTAAAGGACTACGTCGGGATTCTTAGCAAGATAGTTAACACGTACCAAACTAAACATATAAATGAGACCAAATGA
- a CDS encoding class I SAM-dependent methyltransferase, which produces METEKKLVFESDFYIKQIMKLWDEGEKWASWISEVANKYNAGKKILDVPCGIGRISHFLSKKGFDVVGVDISEKMIKTASENTSKASFRIGDMRYLTNIFNEEKFDIAININNSLGYYNEEEDVRILEQLREVTKNLVIINLDNRDYTIYNKPSEYYTYAPPYLVLSKETFDPTTSRLIVKRTYFMDDKEVGKIEYSQRLYSLHEVLAIVKKAGLKPVEVVAGHSWKNFSIDDSEMTIISSVS; this is translated from the coding sequence ATGGAAACAGAGAAGAAACTTGTATTCGAGTCAGACTTCTACATTAAGCAGATTATGAAGCTATGGGACGAAGGCGAGAAGTGGGCCTCCTGGATCTCAGAAGTTGCGAACAAGTATAACGCTGGAAAGAAAATCTTAGATGTCCCTTGCGGAATAGGAAGAATATCACATTTCTTATCGAAGAAGGGCTTTGACGTAGTGGGAGTGGACATCTCTGAGAAGATGATAAAGACAGCGTCTGAGAACACAAGTAAGGCTTCATTTAGGATAGGAGACATGAGATACCTGACGAATATTTTTAATGAAGAGAAGTTCGACATCGCGATTAACATAAACAACAGCCTCGGATACTATAATGAAGAAGAAGATGTAAGGATACTGGAGCAGTTAAGGGAGGTGACTAAGAACCTTGTCATAATAAATCTGGACAATAGAGATTATACAATATACAATAAGCCAAGCGAGTACTATACCTACGCTCCGCCTTATCTGGTTTTGTCGAAAGAGACCTTCGACCCCACGACATCAAGGCTAATTGTGAAAAGAACCTATTTCATGGACGACAAAGAAGTAGGTAAAATAGAGTATAGTCAACGCCTTTACAGTCTTCATGAAGTCCTTGCTATAGTGAAGAAAGCCGGGCTAAAGCCTGTCGAAGTAGTAGCTGGGCATTCATGGAAGAATTTTAGCATAGACGATTCAGAAATGACTATAATATCGAGTGTAAGCTAG
- a CDS encoding lysine exporter LysO family protein, whose amino-acid sequence MLDEVEFSLAFISLYVSFGLIGKLKRNENITKVNDIVVYILIFSISLWAGSSVSINELLSLVLYSVLGSVIIIVVTYEIGTIWKMRGNVKVDSRKTNQLQYKYGIPFLLGWIVGLIVKPDLAYSTIIDVELLALAVFLGYSTANSMTIKVIRGSLSKGGISLLIVIIGNLIAGVIFHFIGMGSLKLTEIIAMGSGWYTFTGPLVSTYYSPYYGSIAFLINFFREQLSYVILPFLLRIRYNPYSAIAVGGATSMDTTLPLYALLLGDDYVMTAVFSGVTLTVFIPIFLPLMLNLP is encoded by the coding sequence GTGCTTGACGAGGTAGAGTTCTCTCTCGCTTTCATATCGCTTTACGTGAGTTTCGGCTTAATTGGTAAGCTAAAGAGAAACGAGAACATAACGAAGGTAAATGATATAGTCGTTTACATTTTAATTTTCTCTATTTCTTTATGGGCTGGTTCTTCGGTCTCAATTAACGAATTACTTAGCCTAGTTTTGTATTCAGTGTTAGGTTCAGTGATAATCATTGTCGTGACTTATGAAATAGGAACTATCTGGAAAATGAGGGGAAACGTTAAAGTTGATAGCAGGAAAACCAACCAACTTCAGTATAAATACGGAATTCCCTTTCTATTAGGTTGGATCGTGGGGTTAATTGTTAAACCTGATTTGGCATATTCCACAATAATTGACGTGGAACTTTTAGCCCTAGCAGTTTTCTTAGGTTACTCGACAGCTAACTCTATGACAATAAAGGTAATAAGAGGGTCTCTAAGTAAGGGCGGTATATCACTTCTAATTGTTATAATAGGGAACTTGATAGCAGGCGTGATATTTCATTTCATAGGAATGGGAAGCCTCAAGCTAACCGAAATAATAGCCATGGGAAGCGGATGGTATACTTTTACTGGACCTTTAGTTTCAACGTATTATTCCCCTTATTACGGATCTATAGCTTTCTTGATAAACTTCTTTAGGGAACAGCTTTCCTACGTGATCCTTCCCTTCCTTCTTAGGATAAGATACAACCCTTACTCGGCTATAGCAGTCGGTGGAGCTACCTCCATGGACACGACACTTCCTCTGTACGCTCTGCTCTTGGGCGACGACTACGTTATGACTGCAGTCTTCAGCGGAGTGACACTTACCGTGTTCATCCCCATATTCCTACCTCTGATGTTAAATCTTCCCTAA